The Eremothecium cymbalariae DBVPG#7215 chromosome 7, complete sequence genome contains the following window.
AGCGctgtttttaaaacaatattttaaatccactgtttattattactatcaAAATCATTCTAATTAGAGACAGAACCAAACACTCTTGAGATCGTTACTATCTTGCGAACGCAAATATACGTGGTATACGTCTCTGTTCTCGCTAGAGATGCTCAACTGAGGTATTCGGTTTAGCGCACGTGATAGTAATTCATCTCATGACAGCCTTCTCCACATATTATGTAATAATTGTTTTGCGGCCTAATGGACTTACTGTTTGTATCTTATTTGATTAACAGATGCTTCATCGGTACTGTCATGGCAATTGATGATCAGCTCTAGTCATTTGCTGTCTCTGAGAATTAAATTGGGAACATAATATTGCAAGCAACAGTATTGTTACTCTAAGTTAAACTCGCGTGCaatgaaatattataaGGGAAGGAGGGTTCTTTGcagcatatatatacatatacaaaAGCTGAATATATGTTAAGAACGAGCTTTGATATTTTCTGTAATCAGTAGCAAGAAGTACGATTTATAGAAAATCATCAAGTTAAATTCAAGActgtatttttaatttattGGTTCCCTCATATTATGTCTTCGCTTCATGACATTGTAATAGAAAACGGATATTCGACTTTCTCAAATGAGGATTCGTTGCCGAAATTGCCACTTCCAAAGTTAGAGACTACTTTGACTAGGTTGGCGGAAGGGCTAAAGCCCTTTCAGTATGCTGACAGTAATTACCAACATCCCTTAGATCCTGTGAAAACGTCAGAGTTGGCGTTAGCCATAGACAACTTTCTAAATTCTACAGCCGCAAAGAAACTGCAGGCCAAATTGGAGGAATTTCATCGGAGCAGTGCTTGTTATTTGGATAAGTTGCACTTTGACATTAACAATCATATGGCTGAGAAGGAGTTATCACAAGATATCCTTCCAAGAAATCCGTTCCTCATACTAGCGGATGACACTATTGATGATGTGGCACAAGAAGCCCGTGCAGGTGTTTTATGCTTTTCCGCGTTAAGATTTGTGTCTGCACTTAGAAGACGTGTGCTTTCACCAGATTGCGGCAATGATGGCGAGCCACGTTCTATGACCCCGTACATGAATCTATTTGGCACTACCAGATGCCCTGTTTTTGAAAGTGGTGAGGTGGAGTCATTTGATCTGAATAAACCATACTCGGAAAGTGATGTTGACGCAGAATCAAAGCTTAACAGAGACTTGGAGACTTTGTATGACCCAGATGCAACCCGAACGCCTACGGCAGGATCTGATGATATCGATGAGCAATTTAATCGTCATGGTATTAATATGAAACAGTATCCTGAATCTAGACATGTCCTTATAATATCCAGGGGTCAGTATTATACACTTGAAGTATTAGATGAGAAGTTTCACTTACTGTACAATCATAGTGATCTttctgatatatttttagcGGTACTGGATGATTCTAAGAAATCGTATGGTTTAGAAAGGTCTACAGCCCTTGGAAGCCTAACATCATATTCTTTTAAGAACTGGAAGTATGCTAGGAAAAGATTACAAAAAAGATTTCCCAATGAACTGGAAATGATCGATTCCGCGTTATTTGTTATTGTATTGGATGAATCTGATAACAAAGATGACTGGAAGAACTCATTTGCAAAAAGGATCTTCTATGGAACTAGCGTTATTGATGATGCAACAGGGTTGCAGGTAGGTTCTTGCAAAAGCCGCTGGTATGATAAGCTACAACTGGTAATCACTGCAGATGCTAAAGCGGGCATCATTTGGGATTCTTTTACATGTGATGgttcaataatattgaGGTTTGCCTCTGATATTTATGCTGAGTCAGTTTTAAGGCTAGCAATAGATGTTCATGATGCAGACCCCAAGTTTTCGCTTTGGCCCAAGGTCGAAGTTCATCGGATTTTAAGGGATGATGAACCTAATGAcaaatatttaaagaaaattgaatGGTCGTTCAGCAATGTTCTAAACACTCATGTGCATCTTTCAGAAACCAAGCTAACAGATATCATTTCTAAGCACGACATTATAACGTACAGGATTCCATTTGGACGTCGCACTGCTCAAAAGTTGGGCGTTAGAGCTGACTCAATGATACAAGTTGCTTTACAAATAGCGCACTATGCTCTGTATGGTAAAATCATTTTCAGCCTGGAGCCAATTTCCATTAGAGCATTTAAAAATTCGAAGTCAACATTCATTCTCGTCCAATCGTCTGAGCTTTTGGAACTTTGTCAGCAATTTATCTCCAATTCCTTGacagaattggaaaagttCGAGAAGTTTCTACATGCATGCCAGGTTCACAGTTTGTCTATTGTTGAAGCACAGGACGGTTTAGCGATTGAGAAGCACTGTTATGCTTTGCGTcatctttttaaattcaacCGTCATTTTGGAGTGAATTTGACTCCTGAAGAAGTGAAATGCGCTTCTGCACTATTTGATTGTGTAATACTGGAACGTATTTATTCACCAGAACTAATTGCGTCGAATTGTGGCAATATTGCAATGTCGACATTTGGTGTCACACCCGCTGTACCTTACGGTTTTGGAATCGGGTACATTGTAAAGCATGATCAAACCGATATAACCGTGACATCTCAATATAGACAAGGAACAAGGTTCATGTTCATGTTAGAATGGGTTCTAACtgaaatatatgaatattgGAAACTAGCCCGAGATTCTAATGGAGGAGAAGGTATCAAGATCAGTCCAGCAGTGGATATGCTATACGAATTGGATGACGCcatgaattcttcaaagcaCCCCTCTAATCCGACAAAGCCTAACTTTGCCTCCGGCGGTGGATATGGGTTATTCGACTTAAAAGGTCATATAGAATCAAGAAGTAGTGCTTCCTCTACGCCAATCACCAGAGCAGCTTCCCCACTGAATATTGCTGACCTATTGACGACATTATCTTTACATAAGGTCAACATTTCTCTTTCCACAAGCGATGAGAAGCTTACGACTGGATGCGAGATAAAAAAGCTAGATCCACCTAGTTCCAGCTCTCGGGTGGAAGGCAATGATACTGAGCCTGCTCCAAGGAAGTCTAATGTAATCAATTCGAGGtttatcatcaattttaatCGTTCAAGTTGCGGCCGTAAAATTGATACCATTGACTAAAGTACTCAACCGGATTTTGTTAGTCCTTTTCAAGAAATAGGGTTTAATAAGATATACGCACTGAACACACAATACTTAGATCGATCCTGTTTCTCTAAGAGTTATCTTGTATGTTTATATAGTGCTAATCATTGTTTTGAGTTTTTGCGAGGATCTGCTCGTCTATGCCGCAATAAAGTACGGCCAAGGTCAGATCAGATAACACAACGAGACATCCACTGATAACAAAGCATACCCACAGAAGGCCTTTGTCCGCGAATAGACCTGTAAAAACAGGGCCAATACAGCGCGCAAAAGTTTTCCCAATATTTACTAGGCCCATAACCTTTGTTAGATCCCTTGGATCAATAATGGTGGTCAATAGTAGCTGTCTTGGTATGACGTCCATATCTGTGGTAAAGTTGAATAATGTTAGGAACAAAATAGACAAGGGTAACAGGTTGTAAGCGGAAGGAATTAACATGAGAAACAACGCTGATGGAATTTGGACCAGCAATGTTGCCCTTACAGGGCCAAAGTTTCTCGCAATGGCAGCAGATGGTATGTTAGAGGCCGCTGTAATTAACTTAGTACAGAAGAACAAGACTCCTAGTCCTAAAGCAGTCATATGGAACGCAGTTGCATAATAGTAAACAACCCAGGCAGATGACATGAAACCGGACCCCAGTGAGTCCGTCATAAAAACGATCAACAGCTTTGTTATAGTTTGGACAGTTTGGGATGAAAGCCCACGAGAAGTGCTACTCGGAAGTAGTGCTGATGTTTCGTCTTCAGGCTCAGTCGTAGGTGAGATAGGCTTATTTTGCCCATAATCaaattcaacttcttccGATAGCGACAGCATAATGAATAGCTTTATGAGAGCAAAACAGGTGTATACTAGAAACATCGTCTTATAGTATATTAGATTACTCATATTAGggtaaaatatttgtaagCTATGAATGAATAATCCACTAAAGACAGCACCAGAGGCGCTACCCAAAGTACCTATCATTGAGtgaaaaccaaaaatttcaGGTCTTTGGTGATGTGGAGTTAAATGTGCTATCATCGACTCTTCAATGGATTTGAAAGGTCCCACCTCTTCACTTGAAGGCGACAACACACCAATTATTGCGAAGAACAGCAGAATACGTGTATCCTCGAAGTAACTGAACACCATTCCTGACAACACCATCATCATAGATCCATAGATCAGTACCAGTCTTCTACCCAAATGGTCCGCATACCATgtcaaaaaatatgatattaACACATCACCTATGAGTGTCAACGAGATGAACCAACCGATTTCTTTCTCTGTAACCCCGATttcctttaaaaataaGGTCAATATTTGGTTTGTTAGACCGTATGACATTAGTCTGAAGAAAACCGACGCACATAATAGTTTAACATCATTAGAagcattatatatatcctttaCCTGCATTTCAAGGACTGCTCCACCCTCCAATTACTAGGATTTCTTTATGAAGTGGTGTTCACTTTAAATTGAATTTATCCCAAATGATTTTTGCAATAGAGCAAGTTATGTAGATTaatcatattttttcatCTGAAGGTTACCCAAATTTATAGTAATCACAGGAGGTTATAAAATACTATCACCATCTACTATACAAATCAACGGTTTATCGTCGAATCCAGTTGTTCATATAAGGGATATTATGCATTCTGAGTTGCATTCACAGGATGAAAAATCCACTGCTCCTTCCATAGATGGTGAGATGTATGTTAGAAGCAGTTCGGATGAGAGAAAacagaagagaaagaaatttgcATGCGTTGAATGCAGACAGCAAAAGTCTAAATGTGATGCCCATGATCGAGCCCCTGAGCCGTGTACTAGGTGCTTTAAGAAGAATGTGCCTTGTGTATTACAGCGAGATTTCAGAAGGACCTATAAGAGAGCTCGAAATGAAGTCATTGAACGTAGATTTAAGGAACTAACAAAATCCTTAACCAACTTAGGTGCTGAAGAGATACTCAAGAAAATAGAAGAGGAGCAACAggttttgttgaataatagGAACTTTACTAAGGACAAGGTGAAGAAGCTGCGAGAGCTTGGAACTCTTGATTTGGAGGAGCCAAGTATACATATGTCAAAAGCTTCAAGAAAcgaatttaatgaattcCAACCATTTACACCACCATGTGAGTCAGTATTTCTAACGAAGGAACAGCTCAAATGTGCTCCGAAAAGGCTAGGTGATGTGAGTATGTCTTCTGCAGATATTTCGGAGTTATTTCAGGAATTTGCAACCAAATATCATCAGTTTCTTCCAGTAGTTGACATATCCAAAGGCCCTGAAAGGATATACAAGCTGTGCCCATGTCTTTTCTGGGTTATTATTCTCATTTCATTAAGAAGAAAGGTTCGAAGTATGGCTTTAATGAAAAAGTTGTCATCCATGGTAAAATCCATTATTGCGGAGATTTGCACTTCTCCAATAATAAGATATTCCCCCTCTGAAACGGATGAACCTATTCTAAATGCTGCATCTGTCTATTCTGCTCAAGCACTGCTTCTGTATACGTATTGGCCCCCTATTACGTCATCGTTGAGTGCGGACACATCATGGAACACCGTAGGATTTGCAATGCTTCAGTCCATACAAATTGGTCTTAATAGCACCCAATATTCCACCGAATATGCAAATGCGAATTCGAAAGTCATTAATGAGCGGATTCAAACTTGGGTGTGTTGCAATATCGTTTCACAAACCATTGCGTCAGCATTTGGGTTTCAATCTTTTTCATCCTATGATTTTGCTGTCATCAGTGCattgaataataacatAAACATCAATCCCAATGTCCTGCTTTCTCCTTGTCTCAAAGAAATGGCCCAGATAGCACACTTTGAGTATCAGATAACGAATACAATGAATTGTAACCCACTAAGCCCTACTGGAATGGTAAATAGCGATGAGAAATTGCCATTATTACATGTTTTAGATAAACAGTTAACTGCCTTGGAATTTAAGCTACAGAGCGATCATCTTGACGATATAAGAAAGTTTATGCTATTGTTGACGAAAGTACATCTATTTTCATACTATTTTACCACAATATCTTCGGATTCACAGCTTTCTAACTTAAGTTTCTCAGATATAACAATCAGGGGCGTTGAATTAGATTTTATAAGCAAACGAGGGTTAGTAAGAGCTTATAATTCTGCAGTAGCTCTTTTGGAGCATGCTGAATCCATAGGGAAATCACAACCTTCATTGATTAAATACTTTCCAAGCGTGTTTGTACTTAGTATATGGCAGTCAGCGTGTGTGATTTCTAAACTAGCCAAGTCCTCTCTTGAAGATGCATTGGATATTAAATCAGGGGAACTGGCCTACCAAGCAgctatattattatctctTGATGCTTCGGTGGTAAAACACGATATGGCATATAGATCTTCAGGAATAATGCGGAGCTTGTGGAGCATGTTCAGTAACATGTATGATGATTGGAAGCTGAAACGAGATGCGAATAACGGAATTTTGCCTCAGGACTTTAACTTGGGAATAGCAATTAAAACAAGAATGTCAGTCAGTGTTTTCTTTGATTGTTTATTTGTACTAAGACAGAAATGTGGGATGGCTAAATTAGGTCGTGAACTCAAACGTAAACTAACAGACTACGAAGGGGAGGATGGTGATATAGAAGACAACGATACTGGAAAAGCTGTTAACATAGGTTTGACCAGAGAGAAAAACCCTGAGGAAAATGCAAGGAAAATTATTGAGACCATTCCATTAGATCCAGAGCCCTTTAATGTACTGCAAAACTCTGAAACCGATACCGTCTCACCAAATGAAACTAACGCAAGCCGTTCTCTTTCTCTAAAAACAATATTAAACGCCAATTCACCGGAAAAACAGCCAAGGCATCAAAGTGTACCAGTGTTCAGAATATCCAAAAGCTCGGATAGCACACCAGCAACCGTGCTGGAGATGAATGAAAATGTTGACTATGGAACTGTCCATGTGCAGAAACTTCAGTCTAATGAtttccttcaaaattttatgAGCTCTGAGAAAGCTAACAATGTGTATGATGCTATCTCGAGCTTAAACCAAAATAATGTCCAATTCCCTGACACAGAGTCGAATAAGTCTTCAAACAATGTTGAACATCCTCTGTATGCTGACCAATCAACCTATAATAGTGACGGACCTAATACCCTTTCAAACTTCCAAAGGGATTCACCACAACTATTAGATAATTGGGATAATCGTGAAAGTTGGGAGTCGGACGTTGTCTTCAAAGATGTTGATCTGCTGATGGCGGAGTTTGCGTTCAACCCATCTGTACTCTGAacatataaaataaaaatataaataaaacgAACTCAGATTGTGAGTTCCTATTTATCTAATCTATCGATTATAAAGTCAACGGACACTTTCTATAACCATATTAGCCTGTATTGTAGTTCTTAATGTCCATCATTTGCCCGTACTGCTTGTACTCGCACTGCTGttaatcacgtgatatacAAAATCGTATAACACGAACTACCCAaactattgaaaatttttttgatttgatGAGCAACTGCAGATAACGTATTTGAGACAGTTCAAACGCATTATCCGGAGGCAGACAGAAGTTGCACTTAATTGACCGTAGACTATCATCACTTTTGGATCGTGTACTTTCGAAACTAAGGATATGTCTGACTTGCAAAAACAAGAGCTAAACACTCTAGTCAATGGTGATATGACTGAAGAACAGTCTATCGAACAAGTTCAGGAGGAAGTTGCTGATGAAGTGAAACCTAGGAAGACCGTCACCTTTACAGGTGTAGATGAAGCTGAATCCGAGGAAGAGAGGAAACAGAGAGAGTTTGAGGAGGGAGGAGGTCTACCAGAACAACCTAGTAATCCtgattttacaaaattgAATCCTTTGTCCCCAGAAATTATTAACAGACAGGCGACTATTAATATTGGTACTATTGGTCATGTCGCACATGGTAAATCTACTGTTGTTAGAGCTATTTCGGGTGTTCAAACTGTTCGTTTCAAAGACGAGTTGGAACGTAATATTACTATTAAGTTAGGTTACGCGAACGCGAAGATTTATAAGTGCGAAGAGCCTACTTGTCCTGAACCGGACTGTTATAGATCCTTTAAGTCTGACAAAGAGGTGTTTCCCAAATGTGAGCGTCCTGGATGTCCAGGCCGTTATAAGCTTGTCCGTCATGTATCCTTTGTTGATTGCCCGGGCCACGATATTTTGATGAGTACCATGTTGTCTGGTGCAGCCGTCATGGATGCTGCATTGCTGCTAATTGCCGGTAATGAATCTTGTCCACAACCCCAAACTTCTGAGCATTTAGCAGCTATCGAAATCatgaaattaaaacatGTCATTATATTGCAGAACAAGGTAGATTTGATGAGAGAGGAACCCGCCATGGAACACCAAAAATCTATATTAAAGTTTATCAGGGGTACCATTGCGGATGGAGCTCCAATAGTTCCCATTTCCGCTCAActaaaatataatatcGATGCAGTTAACGAATTTATTGTGAAGACCATTCCAGTCCCACCAAGAGACTTTATGGCCTCCCCACGACTAATTGTTATCCGTTCTTTCGATGTTAACAAACCGGGATCCGAAATTGAAGATCTAAAGGGTGGTGTTGCAGGTGGTTCCATCCTAAATGGTGTGTTTAAGTTGTCAGATGAG
Protein-coding sequences here:
- the YAT2 gene encoding carnitine O-acetyltransferase YAT2 (similar to Ashbya gossypii ABR172W), whose amino-acid sequence is MSSLHDIVIENGYSTFSNEDSLPKLPLPKLETTLTRLAEGLKPFQYADSNYQHPLDPVKTSELALAIDNFLNSTAAKKLQAKLEEFHRSSACYLDKLHFDINNHMAEKELSQDILPRNPFLILADDTIDDVAQEARAGVLCFSALRFVSALRRRVLSPDCGNDGEPRSMTPYMNLFGTTRCPVFESGEVESFDLNKPYSESDVDAESKLNRDLETLYDPDATRTPTAGSDDIDEQFNRHGINMKQYPESRHVLIISRGQYYTLEVLDEKFHLLYNHSDLSDIFLAVLDDSKKSYGLERSTALGSLTSYSFKNWKYARKRLQKRFPNELEMIDSALFVIVLDESDNKDDWKNSFAKRIFYGTSVIDDATGLQVGSCKSRWYDKLQLVITADAKAGIIWDSFTCDGSIILRFASDIYAESVLRLAIDVHDADPKFSLWPKVEVHRILRDDEPNDKYLKKIEWSFSNVLNTHVHLSETKLTDIISKHDIITYRIPFGRRTAQKLGVRADSMIQVALQIAHYALYGKIIFSLEPISIRAFKNSKSTFILVQSSELLELCQQFISNSLTELEKFEKFLHACQVHSLSIVEAQDGLAIEKHCYALRHLFKFNRHFGVNLTPEEVKCASALFDCVILERIYSPELIASNCGNIAMSTFGVTPAVPYGFGIGYIVKHDQTDITVTSQYRQGTRFMFMLEWVLTEIYEYWKLARDSNGGEGIKISPAVDMLYELDDAMNSSKHPSNPTKPNFASGGGYGLFDLKGHIESRSSASSTPITRAASPLNIADLLTTLSLHKVNISLSTSDEKLTTGCEIKKLDPPSSSSRVEGNDTEPAPRKSNVINSRFIINFNRSSCGRKIDTID
- a CDS encoding uncharacterized protein (similar to Ashbya gossypii ABR173C), coding for MQVKDIYNASNDVKLLCASVFFRLMSYGLTNQILTLFLKEIGVTEKEIGWFISLTLIGDVLISYFLTWYADHLGRRLVLIYGSMMMVLSGMVFSYFEDTRILLFFAIIGVLSPSSEEVGPFKSIEESMIAHLTPHHQRPEIFGFHSMIGTLGSASGAVFSGLFIHSLQIFYPNMSNLIYYKTMFLVYTCFALIKLFIMLSLSEEVEFDYGQNKPISPTTEPEDETSALLPSSTSRGLSSQTVQTITKLLIVFMTDSLGSGFMSSAWVVYYYATAFHMTALGLGVLFFCTKLITAASNIPSAAIARNFGPVRATLLVQIPSALFLMLIPSAYNLLPLSILFLTLFNFTTDMDVIPRQLLLTTIIDPRDLTKVMGLVNIGKTFARCIGPVFTGLFADKGLLWVCFVISGCLVVLSDLTLAVLYCGIDEQILAKTQNND
- the LEU3 gene encoding leucine-responsive transcriptional regulator LEU3 (similar to Ashbya gossypii ABR174W) — protein: MHSELHSQDEKSTAPSIDGEMYVRSSSDERKQKRKKFACVECRQQKSKCDAHDRAPEPCTRCFKKNVPCVLQRDFRRTYKRARNEVIERRFKELTKSLTNLGAEEILKKIEEEQQVLLNNRNFTKDKVKKLRELGTLDLEEPSIHMSKASRNEFNEFQPFTPPCESVFLTKEQLKCAPKRLGDVSMSSADISELFQEFATKYHQFLPVVDISKGPERIYKLCPCLFWVIILISLRRKVRSMALMKKLSSMVKSIIAEICTSPIIRYSPSETDEPILNAASVYSAQALLLYTYWPPITSSLSADTSWNTVGFAMLQSIQIGLNSTQYSTEYANANSKVINERIQTWVCCNIVSQTIASAFGFQSFSSYDFAVISALNNNININPNVLLSPCLKEMAQIAHFEYQITNTMNCNPLSPTGMVNSDEKLPLLHVLDKQLTALEFKLQSDHLDDIRKFMLLLTKVHLFSYYFTTISSDSQLSNLSFSDITIRGVELDFISKRGLVRAYNSAVALLEHAESIGKSQPSLIKYFPSVFVLSIWQSACVISKLAKSSLEDALDIKSGELAYQAAILLSLDASVVKHDMAYRSSGIMRSLWSMFSNMYDDWKLKRDANNGILPQDFNLGIAIKTRMSVSVFFDCLFVLRQKCGMAKLGRELKRKLTDYEGEDGDIEDNDTGKAVNIGLTREKNPEENARKIIETIPLDPEPFNVLQNSETDTVSPNETNASRSLSLKTILNANSPEKQPRHQSVPVFRISKSSDSTPATVLEMNENVDYGTVHVQKLQSNDFLQNFMSSEKANNVYDAISSLNQNNVQFPDTESNKSSNNVEHPLYADQSTYNSDGPNTLSNFQRDSPQLLDNWDNRESWESDVVFKDVDLLMAEFAFNPSVL
- the GCD11 gene encoding translation initiation factor eIF2 subunit gamma (similar to Ashbya gossypii ABR175W), translating into MSDLQKQELNTLVNGDMTEEQSIEQVQEEVADEVKPRKTVTFTGVDEAESEEERKQREFEEGGGLPEQPSNPDFTKLNPLSPEIINRQATINIGTIGHVAHGKSTVVRAISGVQTVRFKDELERNITIKLGYANAKIYKCEEPTCPEPDCYRSFKSDKEVFPKCERPGCPGRYKLVRHVSFVDCPGHDILMSTMLSGAAVMDAALLLIAGNESCPQPQTSEHLAAIEIMKLKHVIILQNKVDLMREEPAMEHQKSILKFIRGTIADGAPIVPISAQLKYNIDAVNEFIVKTIPVPPRDFMASPRLIVIRSFDVNKPGSEIEDLKGGVAGGSILNGVFKLSDEIEIRPGIVTKDEQGKIQCKPIFSSIVSLFAEHNDLKFAVPGGLIGVGTKVDPTLCRADRLVGQVVGAKGHLPSIYTDIEINYFLLRRLLGVKTDGQKQAKVRKLEPNEVLMVNIGSTATGARVVAVKADMARLQLTSPACTEINEKIALSRRIEKHWRLIGWATIKKGTTLEPIA